A single region of the Anaerostipes rhamnosivorans genome encodes:
- a CDS encoding tRNA threonylcarbamoyladenosine dehydratase, with protein sequence MENQWIRTELLLGEEAVQILKQSHVAVFGVGGVGGVVAEALARTGVGTFDLIDRDTVSVSNINRQIIATHSTVGRVKVEVMKERILEINPNAQVNIHKCFFLPENADEFDFHQYSYVVDAVDTVTAKIELVLQAQRAGVPVISSMGAGNKLDPTRFEVADIYQTSVCPLAKVMRKELKRRGVKELKVVYSKEKSLEPKVDLSGEEGRRAVPGSVAFVPSVAGLIAAGEVIRDLTSV encoded by the coding sequence ATGGAAAACCAGTGGATCAGAACAGAATTGCTTTTGGGAGAAGAAGCAGTCCAGATATTAAAGCAGTCCCATGTGGCTGTATTCGGAGTCGGGGGAGTCGGGGGAGTTGTTGCGGAAGCCTTGGCTAGGACCGGAGTGGGTACATTTGATCTGATCGACAGGGATACTGTCTCAGTATCTAACATCAACCGTCAGATCATCGCAACCCACAGTACCGTGGGAAGAGTCAAAGTGGAAGTGATGAAAGAGCGTATTTTGGAGATTAATCCAAATGCACAAGTCAACATCCACAAATGCTTCTTTTTGCCTGAAAACGCAGACGAATTTGATTTTCACCAGTATTCTTATGTAGTGGATGCAGTGGATACGGTAACCGCTAAGATTGAACTTGTACTGCAGGCCCAAAGGGCAGGAGTGCCGGTTATCAGCAGCATGGGAGCAGGCAACAAGTTGGATCCCACAAGATTTGAGGTGGCAGATATTTACCAGACATCAGTCTGCCCATTGGCAAAGGTTATGAGAAAAGAGCTGAAAAGGCGTGGCGTAAAAGAGCTGAAAGTCGTTTATTCTAAGGAAAAGTCTTTGGAGCCCAAAGTTGATCTGTCCGGAGAAGAGGGCAGAAGAGCTGTACCCGGCAGTGTTGCGTTTGTGCCCTCCGTGGCCGGGCTCATCGCAGCAGGGGAAGTCATCAGAGATCTAACGTCAGTGTAA
- a CDS encoding recombinase family protein: MTSNVYGYARVSTKDQNETRQLLALEAFAVEKQNIYLDKLSGKNFERPNYKKLVRKLKEGDVLVIQSIDRLGRNYGEILEQWRIVTKEIKADIVVLDMPLLDTRKKQDDLTGTFIADLVLQILSYVAQTERENIKKRQMDGIRAAKLRGVHFGRPRKPIPENFDKLKQQWENGEISSRKAAKQLHIAQDTFLRWVRRKK, translated from the coding sequence ATAACATCAAATGTATATGGATATGCCCGCGTATCCACAAAAGACCAAAATGAGACTAGGCAGCTGTTGGCCCTGGAAGCATTTGCGGTGGAAAAACAAAACATATATTTAGATAAGCTGAGCGGAAAAAACTTTGAGCGGCCCAATTATAAAAAACTGGTAAGAAAGCTTAAGGAGGGTGATGTCCTCGTGATCCAGAGCATTGACCGGCTGGGGCGCAATTATGGAGAAATACTGGAACAATGGAGGATCGTCACAAAGGAGATCAAGGCAGATATCGTGGTACTGGATATGCCGCTCCTGGACACAAGAAAAAAACAAGATGATCTCACAGGCACATTCATAGCAGATCTGGTACTCCAAATCCTCAGTTATGTGGCCCAGACAGAAAGAGAAAACATTAAAAAACGCCAAATGGATGGAATCAGGGCGGCCAAATTAAGGGGAGTCCATTTTGGAAGGCCCAGAAAGCCTATACCGGAGAACTTTGATAAATTAAAACAACAATGGGAAAACGGTGAGATTTCTTCCAGAAAAGCGGCCAAACAGCTGCACATTGCCCAGGATACCTTTCTCAGATGGGTGCGCAGAAAGAAATAA
- a CDS encoding secondary thiamine-phosphate synthase enzyme YjbQ → MRSYREELHFHLPSRRGIINITDQVQEAIDKSGIREGMVLVNAMNITASVFINDDETGLHHDYEKWLEKLAPEKPYSQYQHNGYEDNADAHLKRTVMGRESVVAVTEGRLDFGTWEQIFYFEFDGKRDKRVLVKIIGE, encoded by the coding sequence ATGAGATCATACAGGGAAGAACTGCATTTCCACCTGCCTTCCAGGCGGGGCATCATAAATATTACAGATCAAGTCCAGGAGGCCATTGATAAGAGCGGCATCAGAGAGGGCATGGTCTTGGTAAATGCTATGAATATCACTGCCAGTGTATTTATCAACGACGATGAGACTGGTCTGCATCACGATTATGAAAAGTGGCTGGAGAAGCTGGCTCCGGAAAAACCGTACAGCCAATACCAGCACAATGGTTATGAAGATAATGCAGACGCACATTTAAAGCGCACAGTCATGGGAAGAGAATCCGTCGTGGCGGTGACAGAAGGCCGTCTGGATTTTGGGACTTGGGAACAGATCTTTTATTTTGAATTTGACGGCAAACGGGACAAGCGTGTGCTGGTCAAAATTATTGGAGAGTGA
- a CDS encoding BlaI/MecI/CopY family transcriptional regulator → MGERKLTDAEQVVMRCVWNYGKDEIPFLTLIEELREKYDKDYKRTTVRTFLFDLEEKEYVKVERRGKFSYVVPVVQKEDYRRNQAEEMLDIWFDGSPKSFISALSGRLSEEEGEKLKGLLDELDAQ, encoded by the coding sequence ATGGGAGAAAGAAAGTTAACAGACGCAGAACAGGTCGTCATGAGATGTGTTTGGAATTACGGTAAGGACGAGATACCATTTTTGACTTTGATAGAAGAATTAAGAGAAAAATATGACAAGGATTATAAGCGGACAACCGTACGTACTTTTTTGTTTGACCTGGAGGAAAAAGAATATGTCAAGGTTGAGCGCAGGGGGAAGTTTTCTTATGTCGTACCGGTGGTCCAAAAGGAAGATTATCGGAGGAATCAGGCGGAGGAGATGCTTGATATTTGGTTTGATGGTTCTCCCAAGAGCTTTATCAGTGCTCTAAGCGGGAGATTATCTGAAGAAGAAGGGGAAAAACTAAAAGGGCTGTTAGATGAGCTAGATGCCCAATGA
- a CDS encoding YeiH family protein: protein MNFVRQHWSGILLCIGIAVPAWFLGNLFPVIGGPVFSILIGMILTLIIKDKGSMRPGIAFTSKKILQYAVILLGFGMNLTDILAKGRQSLPIIISTISTSLIVSFLLYKLLHMDAKVSTLIGVGSSICGGSAIAATAPVIEADDEEIAQSISVIFLFNVIAALVFPALGSMLHLSNEGFGLFAGTAVNDTSSVTATASAWDGIHGSNTLNAATIVKLTRTLAIIPITLALAIYRAGKKEEALEEHGAKFSLKQVFPMFVLFFILASVVTTVFSLPAAVTDPLKTLSKFFIVMAMAAIGLNTHIVKLVKTGGKPIFMGFCCWVAIAAVSLVIQSFIGIL, encoded by the coding sequence ATGAATTTTGTAAGACAACACTGGTCTGGCATCCTGCTATGCATTGGGATCGCCGTCCCTGCATGGTTCCTCGGGAATTTATTTCCAGTTATCGGAGGTCCAGTTTTTTCAATACTCATTGGCATGATTCTGACATTGATAATAAAGGACAAAGGGAGTATGCGGCCCGGCATTGCGTTCACATCAAAAAAAATTCTCCAGTATGCAGTCATTCTACTCGGCTTTGGAATGAATCTGACAGATATACTGGCAAAAGGAAGGCAGTCTCTTCCCATTATTATATCTACCATCTCAACGTCCTTGATCGTGTCCTTCCTTTTATATAAGCTGCTGCATATGGATGCCAAAGTTTCCACCTTGATCGGTGTGGGTTCTTCCATCTGCGGAGGTTCCGCCATCGCAGCCACCGCTCCTGTAATCGAAGCAGATGATGAGGAAATCGCCCAGTCCATTTCTGTTATCTTCCTCTTTAATGTGATCGCGGCACTCGTATTTCCTGCCCTTGGAAGTATGCTGCACCTGTCAAATGAGGGGTTTGGCCTGTTTGCTGGTACAGCAGTCAATGATACCTCCTCCGTCACTGCCACTGCCTCTGCATGGGACGGTATTCATGGAAGCAATACGTTAAACGCCGCTACCATCGTAAAGCTTACAAGAACTTTGGCGATCATCCCGATCACCCTTGCTCTCGCTATTTACCGTGCCGGCAAAAAAGAGGAGGCACTGGAGGAACATGGAGCTAAATTCAGCTTAAAACAGGTTTTCCCAATGTTTGTCCTGTTTTTTATTCTTGCTTCCGTAGTTACGACCGTATTTTCCCTGCCTGCAGCTGTGACAGATCCGTTAAAGACATTAAGTAAATTCTTTATTGTCATGGCCATGGCTGCCATTGGGCTGAACACACATATCGTCAAACTTGTTAAAACCGGCGGAAAACCGATCTTCATGGGATTCTGCTGCTGGGTTGCTATTGCAGCGGTAAGTTTAGTGATCCAAAGCTTCATCGGCATCTTATAA